In Allorhizobium pseudoryzae, the genomic window GCCGCGAGCAGGTCTGGATGAGCCATGGCGACCATGTGAGCCGCATTGCGCCGGGCTTTGAGGTCTACGGCACGTCGCCCAATGCACCCTTTGCCATCACTGCCGATCCGAAGCGTCACTTCTACGCCGTGCAGTTCCACCCGGAAGTCCACCACACGCCGAACGGCAAGACGCTCTACGAAAACTTCGTCAAGCTGGCGGGTTTCAAGGGCGACTGGACGATGGGCGCCTACCGCGCCGAGGCGATCGCCAAGATCCGCGCCCAGGTGGGCGACAAGCGCGTGATCTGCGGTCTCTCCGGCGGCGTCGACAGCTCGGTGGCCGCCGTCCTCATCCACGAGGCGATCGGCGAGCAGCTCACCTGCGTCTTCGTCGATCACGGCCTTCTGCGCCAGGGTGAGGCCGAAGAGGTCGTCACCATGTTCCGCGACCATTACAACATCCCGCTGATCCATGCCGACGAGCAGGAGCTGTTCCTCGGCGCGCTGGAAGGCGTGACCGACCCGGAAGTCAAGCGCAAGACCATCGGCAAGCTCTTCATCGACGTGTTCCAGAAGCACGCCAACTCGATCGACGGCGCCGAATTTTTGGCGCAGGGCACGCTTTATCCGGACGTGATCGAAAGCGTCTCCTTCTCGGGCGGTCCGTCCGTCACCATCAAGAGCCACCACAATGTCGGCGGCCTGCCGGAAAAGATGGGCCTGAAGCTGGTCGAGCCCTTGCGTGAACTCTTCAAGGACGAAGTGCGCGCGCTTGGCCGCGAACTCGGTTTGCCGGACAAGTTCATCGGCCGCCACCCCTTCCCCGGCCCCGGCCTTGCGATCCGGTGCCCGGGCGAAATCACCCGCGCCAAGCTCGAGATCCTGCGCAAGGCGGACGCCGTCTATATCGACCAGATCCGCAAGCACGGTCTTTACGACGAGATCTGGCAGGCCTTCGTCGCGATCCTTCCCGTGCGCACCGTCGGCGTGATGGGCGATGGCCGCACCTACGACTACGCCTGCGCGCTCCGCGCCGTCACCTCCGTCGATGGCATGACTGCGGACTATTACCCCTTCACCCACGACTTCCTGGGCGAAACGGCAACCCGCATCATCAACGAGGTCGAAGGCATCAACCGCGTGACCTACGACATCACATCCAAACCGCCCGGTACGATCGAGTGGGAATAAGCGGAGCATCCTGTCTGAGGATCTCGGACATGGTGTCTTCGTTTCAACGGTCGTGACGTCGCGATTGATCCGTCATGATCGCGTCGCTCTCGTCGCCAGACCCGTCAACGGTCTTGGCGCTCCCGAGCGGGCGGGCCAGGCTGGAGACGGTCCGGATCAGGCGAGCAACTGCGCGGGGATACCCAGTGCTGGACCGGCCTCCGCCAGCCGCTGGTCGAGCGTATACACGGTCGCGCCATGCTCGGCCGCGATGGCGAGATGCAGCGCGTCTCCCGCCCGCAAGCCAAGCACATGGTGATCAGCGAACCTTGCCGCTGCCCTGAACTGACCGACTGTCACGGGCAAGACTGTGAAACTTTCGGCAACCAGCATGTTGAACATGGCCAGTATTGCAGCGCGTTGCTCAAGGGTGATCTGTCCGGTCCGCAGCTTGATCGCCAAGGCAGACGACATCTCGGTGACTGTCCAGTCGCTGATCGAGAGCCGCGCCAGGTCCTGCTCCGCGAGCCAGCCCTGGATGTGCGGCGTCAGCGCTTCGTTGGAGGGCGCCGCAACGATCAGCGACGTGTCGAGATAAAACATCAGGAGCGATCGCCATCCCGCATCGACCGCACGAGATCGGCTGCAGTCTGGGACGGGGGAGTCATCGTCGCCGTCAGCGATTGAAGCAGTGCCGCATCAATCGGCTTGCGCGGCCTCTCCACCGCGGTCAGGCGTGCTACCGGCTTGCCGTGGCGGGTGATATCGATCGAGTCGCCCGCTTCGACCCGGTCGATCAGTTCGCTGAGATGGGCTTTGGCATCTGCGAGATTGATCGAAGGCATGTCACGCTCCTGACCATGTAATAGTCATATAGCCGATCAAGCGGATAGATTCCAGCTGGGCTTGCCGGTTTGCCTCTTCACCTGGATCAACCGGCCCGCGGCGGGTCCAGCGGCGAGAGGTCGAGCGGCTTGACGAATTGCCGACGGAAGGTCTGCAGCGCCTGTTTGCGGGCCAGCTTCGGATCCTGAAAGCCGCCGATATCGCCAAACCAGGAGCGCAGCATGCTGAGCGCCATCCGGTAACGGCCATCGATGCGGGCGCCATCCGCCGTCACGCCCGCATAACTGATCGGGATGGTGCGCGAGGCAATCTGAAAGCGCGCCTGCAGTTCCGCCTCCTCATCGCGGCCATGTCCCGCAACGACGGATTTCAGGTGCTTGCCGACCGGACGGGTGTGATGAACCGCCACCGCATCCAGGATCGCCGAACGATAGGGGCCACTCTCCGGCCAGCGGCACCAGACATAATCGAGGCCGAAGCCGGTCATGGTATTCTCAAACAGCGGCAGCGCCCGCTTCAGCATCGCGCGGTTCAGGCAGGGCACCATGATTTCCACCAGATTGGTGTAACGCAGGCGAAAGGCACGGCACTGCAGCAGCGGAAAATAGCTGTAATAGCTGCCTTGCGTCAGCGCCGGCTGGCTGAGCGCCAGTTCGTAGCGACGTGACAGCGCGAAGATCTGCTCGATCGCCGCGCCGGTCGTGGCAATGTCATCATCCGGCAGCCAGACATAATCATAGGCGTCGAGATCGAGTGCCAGTTGCTGAAAGCTCCTGTAGAGCCCATCCCATTTGCCACCCTTGACCAGAACGGCAAAGACGCCCTCTTCCGGGCGATGCCGTTCGAAGGCGGCTTGCGAATAATAGCTCACCAGGCAGTCGAAGGATCGCTCGGCATAGGGGCGATCAAGCCAGGCGGCATGCAACGAGGTGTCGCCGGCCCGAACGGCCACGAGATGTTTCTTGCCGCTGTCGCTCATGCCTTCACCCCGCCGCCCGTCTTGAGCGGCAGGCTATATCGCCGCGCCCAATACTTGGCAATGCGGGCGTATCACAGCGCTTGGTAGACGAAATGGTCGAAATCGGCAGGTCTTGCCCGCCCGGTGATGTCGAAGGCCAGCAGGCCGATGAAGGCACCGGTGAAGGAGCCGTGCTCACCCCGCCCGCCCTCGTCCGAGATGACCCCGGCATCCAGCACCGGACCGATCGGCTGCCAGTCGTGACTGCCCTCGCTGCGCCAGAAGAATTGCAGGTCGTTGTCCCGCACCTCCGCGGCGAGATGCACCGGACCATCGGGGATCGACACGCCGCTTTCGACCGGAAACGCCATGCGCCCATGCGGAAAATCGCCGGGGCAGGAGAAGATCGTCACCACGCGGCCCAGTTTCTCGTGCATCGTCACCACCAGCGCATGGAACTTGTGCCGGTTGTAATAATGCGTCAGCCCCGCGGCCTGCTGATAGGTCTCCGGCGCGAACTCAACCACCGTCTCGGCGCGAAAAGAGTGGTGTTCCTGCCGGCGCGCCACCAGGGCCTGCTCGAACCAGGAACCAAGGCTTTCGCGGCCATGCAGCCGCAAATGCCCTGCCCGGTCCGTCAGCGAGAAGATCCGTTCCGGTTCCGGCGTGCGCAGCCACTGGAAATCCTGCGGCAGAAGCTTGCTGTCGAAGTTATAGATCACCCGCGCCGGCTTTCCCTCCGGCATGGCATCGGTCGGTGCAGCCACGTCCACTGACGGCACGACGCCGCCGCCGGCCAGATAAAGCCAGTCGTCTTCCCGCCATTCGCATTTCTGCAGCGCCGTTTCGCGACCGAGCGTGCATCGGCGATGCGGCGGCAGCGGTCGGCCGCAGAGATGCGTGTGATAGGCCTCGCCCTCCGGCGTTTCGACATATTGTCCGTGGCCGGCCCGCTGCAACACGGCGTCGTGCGCATCCTTCGACGTAATCAGATGCCGGTCGGGATGCATCTCGTAGGGTCCCTCGATCCGCCGCGAGCGGGCCATGGTCACCGCGTGGTCATAGCCCGTGCCGCCTTCGGCCGTCGTCAGGTAATACCAGCCATTGCGCTTGAAGAGATGCGGCCCTTCCACCAGCCCGAGCGGGCTTCCGGCAAAGATGTTGCGCACCGGCCCCTTCAACTCACGCGTCTCCGCATCCCATTCCTGCAGCAGGATGCCATCGAAGGCCGGATGTTTCGGCGTACCGCCAAAGCTCTCCGTGCGGTGGTTCCACTGCATGTTGAGAAACCATTTTCGCCCGTCGTCATCGTGAAACAGCGAGGGATCGAAACCGGAGGAATTGACATACACCGGTTCCGACCAGTCCGCCTCGATGCTTCCCGCCGTGACGATATAGTTGTGCGCATCCTTGAAGTTGCCGTCGAAGCGCTTCACGTCGGTATAGACCAGCCAGAACTGCCCGTCCGCATAAGAGAGGCACGGCGCCCAGATGCCGCAGCTGTCCGGGTTGCCGCGCATGTCGAGCTGGCTTTTGCGCTCCAGCGGGCGGCGCACCAAGGTCCAGTTCACCAGATCGCGCGAATGATGGATCTGCACGCCCGGATACCACTCGAAGGTGGAGGTCGCGATGTAATAATCCTCGCCGACACGGCAGATGGATGGATCGGGGTTGAATCCCGGCAGAATGGGGTTCTTGATCATCGGGTGCTCCTCCGGCTCGCATGAAAAAAGCCGGCCGCGCCTCTCCCGAAGGACGCGACCGGCTCCCCACTCTCAACGCAACAGCGCAAGCGCCTCATCGACACCCAGCGCCGCCGGTTGGGTGCAGGTCGTGGCGAGGTCCACGAAGCACCCGTCCTGACCGGATTTCAGAATGCTCGTCATCACGTCGATGCCGTGCAAGGTCCGCTCAAGGGAACAACGCGGATCGCGACCCGAAAGCAAGGCCATCGCCATGTCCGCCAGGCCGGCCGTGCGGTAATTCGCGCGCGGGCCCTGCGGACTTTCCTGGTTAGCCTTGCCGAACGGATGATCCCATTCCTCCAGTGGTTGAATATCCTTGTTTTTACCTGAAGCTTCAACCTTTCCGCCAAAGAAATTTGGATCCGGAACGAAAATAGATCCCTCGGTGCCGTATAGTTCCATATTGTTATGACGATGTGACCACACATCCCAACTTGCAGACAGGGTCACCGTTGCACCGCTGGCGAATTCCAGCAGTGCATGAATATTGGTGGGCGTCTCGACGGGGATGACCGTTCCTGCCAGGGGCTGACTGGTGATGGTGCGGGTCGGGTTCGCCATGGAGGTCAAAGCCGCGACACGCTTCACCGGCCCGATCAGGTTGATCAGGTTGGCGATGTAATAGGGGCCGAGATCGAGGATCGGCCCGCCGCCGGCGAGGAAAAAGAAGCCGGGGTTCGGGTGCCACATCTCCATGCCGGGGCTCATCACGTGGCAGGTTCCCGACGTGATGCGGCCGATGCCGCCTTCGTCGATATATTTGCGGGCCAGCTGGTGCGCCCCGCCGAGGAAGGTATCGGGCGCACAGCCAATCGCGAGGTTCTTCGCTTTGGCAAGCGACCGCAGTTCCTCACCCTCTTCCAGGGACAGAACCAGCGGCTTTTCCGAATAGACGTGCTTGCCCGCCTCCAGAATCGCCTTGGAGACGGAGAAGTGCGTGGCGGGAATGGTGAGGTTGACGATGACGTCCAGGTCGTCGTTCTTCAGAAGGTCGTCCACGCTCTGCGCCTTCACCCCGTATTCCTCGGCCCTCAGCTGGGTCGCATTGGGATTCAGGTCCGCGCAGGCGAGCATTTTCAGCCCCTTGAACATCGGCGCGAGCGAGAGATAAGTCGTTGAAATATTGCCGCATCCAATGATGCCGACACCAAGTTCCTTGGCCATGTGGCGCTCCGGAGAAATCTGTTTCAGTAGGTTTCGAAGGCAGCAAGCGAGCGGCTGATCAGCCGGTCGAGATCCTTCGGATTGTCGTGTTCGAGGACAAAATGTTTGGCGGGCGTCTTGCGGAGCGCATCCATCAGGTCCTTCCACGGCACCGTGCCATGCCCCACATCCGCCCAGCCGTCCTCATCGGTATTTTCGCCGGCCGGCGCGATGTCCTTGACGTGCACGGCGCGGATGCGCTTGCCGTAGCTTTCGATCCAGGCGAAGGGATCGGCCTTGCCGCGCACCACCCAGGCAATATCCGCTTCCCAGGCGAGATCCGGCCCGCCGGCAAAGATCTGTTCCTGCGGCGTCGAGCCGTCGGCCAGCGTCTGGAATTCAAAATCGTGGTTGTGCCAGCCGAACACGTAACCGGCATCCTGGTATCGCTTGCCGGCCTCCGCCAGCCGCTGGCCGAAGGCGAACCAGCCACCGGCATCGCTGGGGCGCTGGTCGGGCATCAGGAAGGGGCAATAGATCGCCTCCATGCCGAGGATCTTGGCGATCTGCAGGGCGCGTGCCGGCTCGCGCTCCAGCATGTCGAGACCGAAATGGCCGGTCGGCATGGTCAGCCCGCCCGCCTCAAGGTCTGCCTTCAGCGCGTGCAGTCCTGCTTCGTCAAGGTTTGCATAGATGCCGCCATAGCCTTCCACCTGGGAATATCCGGCCTGCGAAAGCTTGATCAGCACCTCCGACAGCGTCGGAAAATTGCGGGCGCTGTAAAGCTGGAAGCTGAGTTCGGTCATCATTGTCCTCCCGGGCCATATGGCCCTTCATTGCCAAGGAATTCACCCCGCCATGCTGCAGGCGTGAAGATCGTAGAGGGTGAATGTGGGTTCGCCTTCACTGTCGGAAGACGGGGTGAACGTCACGCGGCGGCTTTCCCCCGCCGCGAGATCAAAGGCGTTGTCGGAAAAGCGGCCCGGCCGGTCGCTTTCGATGACGACGTAAAGGCCAAGACCGGCCGCCTGCACCGTCACGTCATAACCGCCGGTCGGCGCCGGCTGAACGTCGAGGGCAAGCCCTGCCGGCTGAAGGTCGAGGGCCTTGTAGGTGCCGGTCACGTGATGGCCCTCGCCCCCCATGCCGTTGCTCGCGGTGAAACGCCAGGCGAGCAGGCAATCGGCCGGGATTTCGGCGAGATCCAGCGTGGTCGCCACCACCGCCGCATCCGGGGAGCAGAGAATGTCGAGGCTCTGAAATTCGCGCCGGTCTCCGGAGAGGGTGAGCAGCGACAGGGTCAGCGTCACGGTCACATCGCTTGCCGTGTCGTTCACCACCGACATCTGAATGGAAGTTCCGTTGTCGGAGGGAATGGCCGCCACATTCACCGGCTGGAAGAAGCGTCGCGCCATGTAATGCAGGACTTTCCAGCTGCCGCCATAGTCGAGGCTCGACCAGGAAGCGACCGGCCAGGTGTCGTTGAGCTGCCAGTAGAGTGTGCCCATGCAATGGGGTTTCAGCGACCGCCAGTAATCCACGGCGGTGCGGATGGCGAGGCCCTGCTGGACCTGGGACAGGTAGACGAAGTTGGCAAAGCCTTCCGGAAATCGGAAATAACGGAACATGGTGGCGGCGATGCGTTCGTTGCCACCGACATTCTTCTGGTGCAGTTCCATCACCGGCGAGGCGATGTTCATGTCGCTCTCGCTCGCATAGGTGCGGATGACCGGCAGCGAGGTGTAGGACTGGAAGCCGAATTCCGAGCAGAAGCGCGGACGAACCTTGCGGTAGTCCTCGAACGGCTTGTTCTCGTGCCAGACGGACCAGTAATGCATGTCGCCGGAACCGTCCGCATGCCACGCATCGCCATAGTCGAGATAGCCGGAGGCGGGGCTGGAGGGCCACCAGAGCGCATCCGGCGCCACCTTCAAGAGCGCCTGTTCGATGGTGCGGTTTAGCCGGTCGTAGGACACGAGGTACCGGTCGCGGTTCTCGATCGATGGCTTGAACCAGGTCAGCGCGCCGACCAGTTCGTTGTCGCCGCACCACAGGACGATCGAGGGATGCGAGATCAGCCGGCGCACCTGATCATCCACTTCCGCCGCGACATTCTCCAGGAAATCCGGCGTCGAAGGGTAAAGATTGCAGGAGAACTGGAAATCCTGCCAGACCATCAGGCCCATTTCGTCGCAGAGATCGTAGAACCAGTCCGCTTCGTAGAAGCCGCCGCCCCAGACACGGATCATGTTCATATGGGCATCGACGGCGGACTGCAGCAGGTCGCGGGTCTTCTGCGGGCTCGTCAGCGAAAACAGCGCGTCGGCCGGAATCCAGTTCGCGCCTCGGCAAAAGATCTCGCGGCCGTTGAGACGAAAGGCAAACCGGCTTCCCGCTTCGTCCGGATCGGTTAGCAGTTCGGCGGTGCGCAGGCCGATGTTGCGGGTGACGGTTTCCGATGCCGTCTCGACCGAGAGTGTATAGAGCGCCTGCTCGCCGCTGCCGGCGGGCCACCAGAGGCGCGGCGCATCGATATGAAAGACGTGACTGACGGTCGTCTCACCCGGCCGCACGCCGACATCGAGCCGCACCTCGTCATCGCCCAGCGACAGGATGAGCGGCGTTGCTCCCATCTGCTTGGCATGAAGCGTGACGGTCACCGTCACATCAACGCCGTCCTCGCCATGATGCTGCCGGGTCGTGACGTGTTCGATCCGCGCCGCTTCAAGCTTGCGCAGCGCGATCGTGCCATAAAGGCCCAGCGGTGCCAGCGCGATATTCCAGTCCCAGCCGAAATGGCACTGCGGCTTGCGCAGCATGTTGCCATTGGCAATCGGCGAGTTGCCCTCGTGATAGGGCACATAGAACGGCTGCCGGGCCTGGCGCTTTTCCCCTTCGCGGATGCTGGAATAAAAGACAATGCGGATGCGGTTGTCGCCCTGGCGCAAGACATCGCTGACATCCGGCCGGTAGCGGCGAAAGCAGTTATCCGCTTCCAGCACCACCTGTCCGTTGATCTCGATCGTCGCCACCGTATCGAGGTCGGTCACGTCGAGATACCAGTCGCCGTCGGTCTCGGTCAGCTCGAAATCCTGCTCGATCTGCCAATCCTGCTCGGCGACCCAGCGCAGGTCGAGTTCGTTGCGGCCGACATAAGGATCCGGAATGAAGCCAGCATTTTTCAGCGCCGTATGCACATCCCCCGGTACCGGCATCAGCGCCACGGTCTGCTCGTCCAGCGATGAAAGCCGCCAGGTGCCTGCGAGGTCAAGGCTGGTCATGATGTCACTCCTGTGGGCCTGCGCATGTGGGGCGAAAGACCCCCTCTGGCTGCCGCCATCTCCCCCACAAGGGGGGAGACGACGCGCCGCGCCGTCCTGCCCACATCAGGGGTCGGCGGTGCGACCGGGTTAGCCCCTCCCCCCTGTGGGGAGGGGTTGGGGAGGGGTCTTTTCCTGTCGCCAATCGCATCAGATCCGGTCTTCCGTCTCGGCATCGAAGAGGGAGGCCATGCTCATGTCGAAGGCCATGCGGACACGGGCGCCCGGCGCATAGCGGCGTGCGCCGCCGATGCGCACCGACATCAGGTGACCGGCATGGTTCAGCCAGAGAAGATTGTCGGCCCCCATCGGTTCCTCGATATCGACCACCGCCTCATGCACTTCCTGCTGCTGCGTCTCGTCATCGACGGCAATATGTTCCGGCCGCACGCCGAGCACCACCTTGCGGCCCGCCTTCAGCGGTTCGGACGTGTCGTAGCCCGCGAGCGAGAAATCGACGCCATGGGTGCGGAAGACCGCACGACCGGCCACCTCGGCGATTTCGCCCTGCAGGAAATTCATTGATGGCGACCCGATGAAACCGGCGACGAACAGGTTCTTCGGTCGGTTGTAGATGACGATCGGGTCGTCCAGCTGCTGGATGACCCCGCTCTTCATGATGGCGATGCGGTCGGCGAGCGTCAGCGCCTCGATCTGGTCATGTGTAACGTAGATCATCGTGTTCTTGAGGCTCTGGTGCAGCCGCTTGATCTCCACACGCAGTTCGGAACGCAGCTTGGCATCGAGGTTAGACAGCGGCTCGTCGAAGAGGAAGACATCGACATCGCGCACCAAAGCACGGCCGATCGCGACGCGCTGGCGCTGGCCGCCGGAAAGTTCCGCCGGCTTGCGCTTCAAAAGCGGGCCGATCTGCAGGATCTCGGCGGCACGCGCCACCCGCTTGTCGATCTCCGCCTTCGGCACCTTGGCCACCTGCAGGCCGAAGGAGAGGTTCTTCTCCACCGTCATCTGCGGATAGAGCGCATAGGACTGGAACACCATGCCGATGCCGCGGTCCTTCGGTTCCTCCCAGGTGACATTGCGATCCTTGATGAAGATCTGCCCCTCGGTCGGCTCCAGCAGGCCGGCAATGCAGTTCAAAAGCGTGGACTTGCCGCAGCCGGACGAGCCGAGCAGCACGATGAACTCGCCATCGCGAATATCGAGGTTGAGATCCTTCAGAACCGTGATGGCCCCGAACGACAGCGAAAGATCACGAATGGAAACACTGTTGGCCATGGAAATCAGCCCTTTACTGCGCCGGCGGCAATACCGCGGACGAACAATCTGCCGGAGACGAAATAGACGATGAGGGGAACGGCACCGGTCAGAAGCGTGGCGGCCATGTTGACATTGTATTCCTTCACGCCCTGCACCGAATTGACGATATTGTTGAGCTGCACCGTCATCGGGTAGCTGTCCGGGCGGGTGAAGACGACGCCGAACAGGAAGTCGTTCCAGATGCCGGTGACCTGCAGGATCATCGCCACGACGAAGATCGGCAGCGCCATCGGCAGCATGATGCGGACATAGATCTGCCAGAACCCGGCACCATCGATGCGCGCCGCCTTGAACAATTCCTCCGGCAGCGCGGTGAAATAATTACGGAACAGCAGCGTCAGGATCGGCATGCCGAAGATGGTGTGCACGATGACAAGCCCGGTCAGCGTGCCGTAGATGCCGAGTTCGCGCAGCAGGATGACGATCGGGTAGATCATCACCTGGTAGGGAATGAAGGCGCCGACCACCAGGATCGAGAAGAACAGGTCCGCACCCTTGAAGCGCCAGTTGGCAAGAGCGTAACCGCTGACTGACGCAACGGCGATGGACACGACCACCGATGGCAGCAGGATGCGGACCGAGTTCCAGAACCCGCGCGAAAGACCGTCGCAGTTCAACCCGGTGCAGGCGCTCGCCCAGGCCTTGGCCCAGGGTTCGAACGTGATTTCCATCGGCGGCGAGAAGATATTCCCGAGTCGGACTTCCGGCATCCCCTTCATCGAGGTCACCATCATCACGTAAAGCGGCAGAAGATAATAGAGCGCCGCCAGGCCCAAGAGGCCGTACAGGATGATGTTGCGGCGCGACAGAACCTTGCGCGGACGGCGGCCGCGCGGGCCGGAAACGTCGGGGGCGACGGCATCGAAACTCGCCGCGGTGGTGTTGAGAGCGGTCACGTTAGCCACGCTTCTTGCCTCCGAATTCGAGATAGGCCCAGGGGATGATGATGATGGCGACCGTGATCAGCATCATGGTGGAAGCGGCAAACCCCTGCCCCAGGTTCTGCGCCTGGAACATGTAGTCGTAGACGTATTTTGCCGGCACTTCCGACGCGATACCGGGCCCGCCGCTGGTTTGCGCCACCACGAGGTCGTAGACCTTGACGATGCCGGAGGCGATCAGCACCAGCGTGGTGATGAAGACGGGCCGCATCATGGGAATGACGATCAGCAGGTAGGTCTTCCACATCGGGATGCCGTCCACCCGCGCCGCCTTCCAGATGTCCTCGTCGATGCCGCGCAGGCCCGCCAGCATCAGGCACATCACCAGCCCCGTGCCCTGCCAGAGGCCGGCAATCAGGATGCCGTAGATGACGATATCGGCATTGTAGAGCGGATCGAAGGTAAACGTCGTCCAGCCGAGCGACCGGACGATCGACTGGACGCCGAATTCCGGATTGAGGATCCACTGCCAGACGAGGCCCGTCACGATGAAGGACAGAGCGAAGGGATAGAGGAAGATCGTTCGGAAGGTGTTCTCGAAACGGATCTTCTGGTCCATCAGGGCCGCCAGGACAAAGCCGATGACCAGGCTGAAGATCAGCGTCAGGATACCGTAGATCGCGAGATTCTGGATCGAGATGATCCAGCGCGGCGCCGACCACAGGCGCTCATACTGGTCGAGCCCGACGAAGGACAGGCGCGGCAGGAGGCCGGATCGGGTAAAGGAATAGACGACCGTCCAGATCGTGCCCCCGAGAAAGACCACGAGCGCGATCAGGATCATCGGAGTGAGGGCGATCTTGGAATTCAGATTGCGAAAAAGCTGGTTCGGTCGGCCTTTATGCGCGAGACCCGCCATCTTTTTATCCTTCTCAATCGCGGCGAAGCGAGGAGGCGCAGATGGTCGGTCCGGCGCCGTCTCGGCACGTCGGGTCTGCCATCCAGGCCAGCAAGGTTCGGCCGAGGTTGCCAATGGACCGGCCGGTGCTGGGCTTGCACCGGCCGGCTTCCGTCACCGGGACGCGTGTCAGTCGGCGGCGGCAATGATATCGGAGAACCGTTTCTGCGCGGCTTCCGGCGTCATTGATTCATTGGCGAAGAACTGCGAGAACAGGTCTTCCTTCTGTTTCTGGGTATCCGGCGAGAGAAGCTGGTCGGTGCTGGAGAGGATGTTGCCCTTCGCCAGAACCTCGAGACCCTTCTTCATGCAGTCGTTGGCAGCGGACAGATCCACGTCACCCCGCACCGGCAGCGAACCTTTCTTCAGGTTGAAAGCAACCTGGGTTTTCGGATCGACGATCACCTCGGCCAGCGTCTCCTGCGCCTTGGACTTTGCCTCGTCCTTCAGCAGCGGGAAATAGAAGGCGTCGCCGCCGGCCGTCAGATACTGGTTCAGGCCAAGACCGGGCAGGCAGGTATAATCCGTTCCGGCCACCTTGCCGGCCAGCTGGAATTCGCCCTGCGCCCAGTCACCCATGATCTGGCCGCCGGCCTTGCCGGTCACGACCATGTTGGTCGCCTGGTTCCAGTCCTGCACATTGGTGCCCTTGGCGAGCTTGCGCGCCTCGTCGGCCGCCTTGAAGATCGCCGCCATTTCCGGGCCGGCAGCTGCCTTGGCATCCTTGTCCTTGAAGACCTTCATGTAGAGGTCCTTGCCGCCCAGCGAAATGATGAGCGTATCGAAGGCGCCCGTCGCCTGCCAGGGCTGACCACCCATGGCGAGCGGCTGGATGCCGGCCTTCTGCAGCGCGGGGCCGGCAGCGACGAACTCGTTCCAGTTCTTCGGCACCGGAACACCGGCGGTCTTGAAGGCGTCGTTGGACAGCCACAGCCACTGCCAGGAGTGGATGTTCACCGGCGCGCAATAGATCTTGCCGTCGATGGTGCAGCTTTCCAGAAGGCTCGCCGGTTTGATGATCTCTTTCCACTTGCCCTTTTCGGCAACGCTGGTGAGATCCCGCATCAGGCCAGCCTGCGCCAGTTCCTGCGCCTGACGACCATGGTTGAACTGGGTGGCACCCATCGGATCGCCGCCGGTGATACGGCTGATCATGATCGGTCGGGCGGTGCCGCCGGACCCGGCAATGGCTCCGTCGACCCATTTGTTGCCGGTCGCATCGAACGCCTTTGCCAGTTCCTTGACGGCTGCGGCTTCTCCGCCGGATGTCCACCAATGGGTGACTTCGAGGTCCGTTGCGCTTGCGTAGGTGGCCGGCAGCATCACGCTTGCCATGGCCATGGCTTTCATTGCACGCATATTCATGAGTCTCCTCCCTCACTGAAACGTTGCCGTAAAAAAGCTATGACAAGAAATCGCGGGGCGCAACCGTGTCTGGTGAAAATTTA contains:
- a CDS encoding ABC transporter ATP-binding protein; its protein translation is MANSVSIRDLSLSFGAITVLKDLNLDIRDGEFIVLLGSSGCGKSTLLNCIAGLLEPTEGQIFIKDRNVTWEEPKDRGIGMVFQSYALYPQMTVEKNLSFGLQVAKVPKAEIDKRVARAAEILQIGPLLKRKPAELSGGQRQRVAIGRALVRDVDVFLFDEPLSNLDAKLRSELRVEIKRLHQSLKNTMIYVTHDQIEALTLADRIAIMKSGVIQQLDDPIVIYNRPKNLFVAGFIGSPSMNFLQGEIAEVAGRAVFRTHGVDFSLAGYDTSEPLKAGRKVVLGVRPEHIAVDDETQQQEVHEAVVDIEEPMGADNLLWLNHAGHLMSVRIGGARRYAPGARVRMAFDMSMASLFDAETEDRI
- a CDS encoding carbohydrate ABC transporter permease, producing MAGLAHKGRPNQLFRNLNSKIALTPMILIALVVFLGGTIWTVVYSFTRSGLLPRLSFVGLDQYERLWSAPRWIISIQNLAIYGILTLIFSLVIGFVLAALMDQKIRFENTFRTIFLYPFALSFIVTGLVWQWILNPEFGVQSIVRSLGWTTFTFDPLYNADIVIYGILIAGLWQGTGLVMCLMLAGLRGIDEDIWKAARVDGIPMWKTYLLIVIPMMRPVFITTLVLIASGIVKVYDLVVAQTSGGPGIASEVPAKYVYDYMFQAQNLGQGFAASTMMLITVAIIIIPWAYLEFGGKKRG
- a CDS encoding beta-mannosidase, with the protein product MTSLDLAGTWRLSSLDEQTVALMPVPGDVHTALKNAGFIPDPYVGRNELDLRWVAEQDWQIEQDFELTETDGDWYLDVTDLDTVATIEINGQVVLEADNCFRRYRPDVSDVLRQGDNRIRIVFYSSIREGEKRQARQPFYVPYHEGNSPIANGNMLRKPQCHFGWDWNIALAPLGLYGTIALRKLEAARIEHVTTRQHHGEDGVDVTVTVTLHAKQMGATPLILSLGDDEVRLDVGVRPGETTVSHVFHIDAPRLWWPAGSGEQALYTLSVETASETVTRNIGLRTAELLTDPDEAGSRFAFRLNGREIFCRGANWIPADALFSLTSPQKTRDLLQSAVDAHMNMIRVWGGGFYEADWFYDLCDEMGLMVWQDFQFSCNLYPSTPDFLENVAAEVDDQVRRLISHPSIVLWCGDNELVGALTWFKPSIENRDRYLVSYDRLNRTIEQALLKVAPDALWWPSSPASGYLDYGDAWHADGSGDMHYWSVWHENKPFEDYRKVRPRFCSEFGFQSYTSLPVIRTYASESDMNIASPVMELHQKNVGGNERIAATMFRYFRFPEGFANFVYLSQVQQGLAIRTAVDYWRSLKPHCMGTLYWQLNDTWPVASWSSLDYGGSWKVLHYMARRFFQPVNVAAIPSDNGTSIQMSVVNDTASDVTVTLTLSLLTLSGDRREFQSLDILCSPDAAVVATTLDLAEIPADCLLAWRFTASNGMGGEGHHVTGTYKALDLQPAGLALDVQPAPTGGYDVTVQAAGLGLYVVIESDRPGRFSDNAFDLAAGESRRVTFTPSSDSEGEPTFTLYDLHACSMAG
- a CDS encoding carbohydrate ABC transporter permease, giving the protein MANVTALNTTAASFDAVAPDVSGPRGRRPRKVLSRRNIILYGLLGLAALYYLLPLYVMMVTSMKGMPEVRLGNIFSPPMEITFEPWAKAWASACTGLNCDGLSRGFWNSVRILLPSVVVSIAVASVSGYALANWRFKGADLFFSILVVGAFIPYQVMIYPIVILLRELGIYGTLTGLVIVHTIFGMPILTLLFRNYFTALPEELFKAARIDGAGFWQIYVRIMLPMALPIFVVAMILQVTGIWNDFLFGVVFTRPDSYPMTVQLNNIVNSVQGVKEYNVNMAATLLTGAVPLIVYFVSGRLFVRGIAAGAVKG